In a single window of the Salvelinus alpinus chromosome 15, SLU_Salpinus.1, whole genome shotgun sequence genome:
- the cnot1 gene encoding CCR4-NOT transcription complex subunit 1 isoform X15, which yields MNLDSLSLALSQISYLVDNLTKKNYRASQQEIQHIVNRHGPEADRHLLRCLFSHVDFSGDGKSSGKDFHQFLIQECVSLISKPNFISTLCYAIDNPLHYQKSLKPLAHLFTQLSKVLKLSKVQEVIFGLALLNSCNADLRGFAAQFVKQKLPDLLRSYVDADLGVNQEGGFQDIAIEVLHLLLSHLLFGQKGASGVGQEQIDAFLKTLCRDFPQARCPVVLAPLLYPEKRDILMDRILPDSGELAKTMMESSLAEFMQEVGYGFCASLDECRNIILQYGVREVTASQVARVLGMMARTHSGLSDGIPLQSISAPGSGIWSDGKDKSDGSQAHTWNVEVLIDVVKEVNPNLNFKEVTYELDHPGFMIRDSKGLQMVVYGIQRGLGMEVFPVDLIYRPWKHAEGQLSFIQHSLMSPDVFCFADYPCHTVAIDILKAPPEDDNREIATWKSLDLVESLLRLSEVGQYEQVKQLFSFPIKHCPDMLVLALLQISTSWHTLRHELISTLMPIFLGNHPNSAIILHYAWHGQGQSPSIRQLIMHSMAEWYMRGEQYDQAKLSRILDVAQDLKSLSMLLNGTPFAFVIDLAALASRREYLKLDKWLTDKIREHGVGGEPFIQACVTFLKRRCPSIMGGLAPEKDQPKSAQLPPETMATMLGCLQSCAGSVSQELSETILTMVANCSNVMNKARQPPPGVMPKGRAPSTSSLDAISPVQVSVSPLQMDPLTAMGSLNLSSSATSHTQSMQGFPTPLGSAFSNPQSPAKAFPPLSNPNPSTPFGGIGSLSSQLGNTGPLGSGIGSGLGMPAVSSDPFGTRKMSTPGLNPTTFQQSKMKASDLSQVWPEANQHFSKEIDDEANSYFQRIYNHPPHPTMSVDEVLEMLQRFKDSTIKREREVFNCMLRNLFEEYRFFPQYPDKELHITACLFGGIIEKGLVTYMALGLALRYVLEALRKPFGSKMYYFGIAALDRFKNRLKDYPQYCQHLASIGHFLQFPLTLQECVQYIEYGQQSRDPPVKMQGSITTPGSLALAQAQAQSQPPKAPQSGQPSTLVTTATATTTVAKTTTITRPTPGSFKKDVPPSINTTNIDTLLVATDQTERIVEPPENVQEKIAFIFNNLSQSNMTQKVEELKETVKEEFMPWVSQYLVMKRVSIEPNFHSLYSNFLDTLKNPEFVKMVLNETYRNIKVLLTSDKAAANFSDRSLLKNLGHWLGMITLAKNKPILYTDLEVKSLLLEAYVKGQQELLYVVPFVAKVLESSLRSVIFRPQNPWTMAIMNVLAELHTEHDLKLNLKFEIEVLCKNLSLDINDLKPGTLLKDKDKLKSLEEQLSAPKKEAKPPEEMIPIVSTGDFLPFAAAPSTPAPTTACSATGPPTPQFSYHDINVYALAGLAPHINININIPLLQAHPQLKQCVRQSIERAVQELVHPVVDRSIKIAMTTCEQIVRKDFALDSEESRMRVAAHHMMRNLTAGMAMITCREPLLMSIATNLKNSFAAALRAPTPQQREMMEEAAARVAQDNCELACCFIQKTAVEKAGPEMDKRLATEFELRKHARQEGRRYCDPVVLTYQAERMPEQIRLKVGGVDPKQLAVYEEFARNVPGFLPSNDLSQPTGFLAQPMKQQAWATDDVAQIYDKCMADLEQHLHAIPPALAMNPQTQALRSLLEAVALARNSRDGIAALGLLQKAVEGLLDATSGADADLLLRYRECHLLVLKALQDGRAYGPLWCNKQITRCLIECRDEYKYNVEAVELLIRNHLVNMQQYDLHLAQSMENGLHYMAVAFAMQLVKLLLVDERSVSHITEADLFHTIETLMRTSAHSRANAPEGLPQLMDVVRSNYEAMIDRAHGGPNFMMHSGISQASEYDDPPGLREKAEYLLREWVNLYHSAAAGRDSTKAFSAFVGQMHQQGILKTDDLITRFFRLCTEMCVEISYRAQAEQQHNPAASAAIIRAKCYHNLDAFVRLIALLVKHSGEATNTVTKINLLNKVLGIVVGVLIQDHDVRQTEFQQLPYHRIFIMLLLELNAPEHVLETINFQTLTAFCNTFHILRPTKAPGFVYAWLELISHRIFIARMLAHTPQQKGWPMYAQLLIDLFKYLAPFLRNVELNKPMQILYKGTLRVLLVLLHDFPEFLCDYHYGFCDVIPPNCIQLRNLILSAFPRNMRLPDPFTPNLKVDMLSEINIAPRILTNFTGVMPSQFKKDLDSYLKTRSPVTFLSELRSNLQVSNEPGNRYNIQLINALVLYVGTQAIAHIHNKGSTPSMSTITHSAHMDIFQNLAVDLDTEGRYLFLNAIANQLRYPNSHTHYFSCTMLYLFAEANTEAIQEQITRVLLERLIVNRPHPWGLLITFIELIKNPAFKFWSHDFVHCAPEIEKLFQSVAQCCMGQKQAQQVMEGTGAS from the exons ATGAATCTTGACTCGCTCTCGCTGGCTTTGTCTCAAATCAGCTACCTGGTGGACAATTTAACAAAGAAAAACTACAGAGCCAGCCAGCAGGAAATACAGCAT ATTGTGAATCGTCACGGCCCTGAGGCGGACAGGCATTTATTACGCTGTCTCTTCTCCCATGTGGATTTCAGTGGTGATGGTAAAAGCAGTGGCAAAGATTTTCATCAG TTTCTGATCCAGGAGTGTGTTTCACTGATTTCAAAGCCTAATTTTATTTCAACACTTTGCTACGCCATCGACAATCCTTTGCACTACCAGAAG AGTTTGAAGCCGTTGGCCCACTTGTTTACTCAGTTGAGTAAAGTTCTCAAGCTAAGCAAGGTTCAAGAA GTGATATTTGGCCTTGCTTTGCTCAATTCGTGCAACGCAGACCTTCGTGGTTTTG CCGCGCAGTTCGTCAAACAAAAGCTCCCTGATCTCCTCCGCTCGTACGTGGACGCGGACCTTGGCGTTAACCAGGAAGGTGGCTTCCAAGATATTGCCATAGAGGTCCTGCACCTGCTCCTCTCCCATCTTCTGTTTGGCCAGAAGGGAGCCAGTGGCGTCGGACAAGAGCAGATTGACGCTTTCCTCAAGACACTGTGCAGAG atttCCCGCAGGCGCGCTGCCCTGTGGTGCTTGCACCGCTGCTGTACCCTGAAAAACGGGACATTCTGATGGACAGGATTCTGCCAGACTCGGGAGAGTTAGCCAAGACCATGATGGAGAGTTCTCTTGCAGAGTTCATGCAGGAAGTTGGCTATGGCTTTTGTGCAAG TCTTGATGAATGCCGCAACATAATTCTGCAGTATGGGGTGCGAGAGGTTACTGCCAGCCAGGTGGCCAGGGTCCTGGGGATGATGGCTCGTACCCACTCTGGCTTGTCTGATGGAATCCCCCTACAG TCCATCTCTGCTCCGGGCAGTGGCATTTGGAGTGATGGAAAGGACAAAAGTGATGGTTCTCAGGCCCACACTTGGAATGTAGAAGTTCTGATTGACGTGGTCAAAGAAGTT AACCCCAATCTGAACTTCAAAGAGGTGACCTACGAGCTCGATCACCCTGGCTTTATGATCCGGGACAGTAAGGGACTTCAGATGGTGGTGTATGGGATCCAGAGGGGCCTGGGCATGGAGGTGTTTCCTGTCGACCTCATCTACCGGCCCTGGAAGCATGCTGAGGGACAG CTGTCATTCATTCAGCACTCCCTCATGAGCCCAGATGTGTTCTGCTTCGCTGACTACCCCTGCCACACCGTAGCCATCGACATACTGAAGGCGCCACCCGAGGACGATAACAGGGAGATAGCCACCTG GAAGAGCCTGGACCTGGTGGAGAGCCTCCTGCGCCTCTCTGAGGTGGGCCAGTACGAGCAGGTGAAGCAGCTCTTCAGTTTCCCCATCAAGCACTGTCCTGACATGCTGGTGCTGGCGCTGCTGCAGATCAGCACCTCCTGGCACACCCTGCGCCACGAGCTCATCTCCACCCTCATGCCCATCTTCCTGGGCAACCATCCCAACTCTGCCATCATCTTGCACTACGCGTGGCACGGACAGGGCCAGTCCCCCTCTATCCGTCAGCTGATCATGCACTCGATGGCAGAGTGGTACATGAGAGGAGAGCAGTACGACCAGGCCAAGCTGTCCCGCATCCTGGATGTGGCCCAGGACTTGAAG tctctttcaATGCTGCTAAATGGTACTCCATTTGCGTTTGTTATTGACCTTGCTGCACTTGCCTCTCGCCGTGAATACCTCAAACTTGACAAATGGCTGACTGACAAAATCCGAGAGCACGGGGTGGGTGGC GAGCCCTTCATCCAGGCATGTGTAACGTTCCTGAAGAGACGCTGTCCCTCTATTATGGGTGGTCTGGCCCCAGAGAAGGACCAGCCCAAAAGTGCCCAGCTCCCCCCGGAAACGATGGCTACCATGCTGGGCTGTCTGCAGTCCTGTGCAGG gAGTGTGTCTCAAGAGCTCTCTGAGACTATCTTGACCATGGTTGCCAACTGTAGCAACGTCATGAACAAAGCCCGCCAGCCACCACCGGGGGTCATGCCAAAGGGACGTGCTCCCAGCACCAGCAGCCTAGACGCCATTTCCCCTGTGCAGGTATCGGTGTCTCCTCTCCAG ATGGATCCCCTGACAGCCATGGGTTCGCTGAACCTGAGCAGCTCTGCCACCTCTCACACACAGAGCATGCAGGGCTTCCCTACGCCGCTGGGCTCTGCCTTCAGCAACCCCCAGTCCCCAGCTAAGGCCTTCCCTCCActgtccaaccccaaccccagcACACCATTTGGGGGGATTGGAAGCCTCTCTTCACAGCTAGGTAACACAG GTCCGCTGGGATCAGGCATTGGTTCTGGTCTTGGAATGCCAGCGGTGAGCAGCGATCCGTTTGGGACGAGGAAGATGAGCACACCGGGCCTGAATCCGACCACCTTTCAGCAGAGTAAGATGAAGGCCT CTGACCTATCTCAGGTGTGGCCTGAGGCTAACCAGCACTTTAGTAAGGAGATTGACGATGAGGCTAACAGTTACTTCCAGCGCATCTACAATCACCCCCCACACCCCACCATGTCTGTGGATGAG GTGCTGGAGATGTTGCAGAGGTTCAAGGACTCCACCATCAAGCGAGAGCGGGAGGTCTTTAACTGTATGCTGAGGAACTTGTTTGAGGAGTACCGCTTCTTCCCCCAGTACCCTGACAAGGAGCTGCACATCACCGCCTGCCTGTTCGGGGGGATCATCGAGAAGGGTCTTGTCACCTACATGGCCCTTGGGCTGGCCCTCAGATATGTCCTTGAAGCCTTAAGGAAGCCATTTGGATCCAAAATGTATTACTTTGGAATCGCTGCTCTAGATAGATTCAAAAATAG GCTGAAGGACTATCCCCAATATTGTCAGCATTTGGCCTCGATCGGCCACTTTCTGCAATTCCCCCTTACTTTACAAGA GTGTGTGCAGTATATCGAGTATGGCCAACAGTCACGGGATCCTCCAGTGAAGATGCAAGGATCCATCACCACCCCTGGGAGCCTGGCGTTGGCTCAAGCTCAGGCCCAGTCTCAGCCTCCCAAAGCCCCCCAGTCTGGACAGCCCAGCACCCTGGTCACCACAGCTACTGCCACCACCACTGTCGCCAAAACCACTACCATCACACGACCTACCCCTGGCAGCTTCAAGAAGGATGTGCCG CCCTCCATCAACACCACAAACATTGACACTCTGCTAGTAGCAACAGACCAAACCGAGAGGATTGTGGAACCCCCAGAAAATGTTCAAGAGAAAATTGCTTTCATCTTCAATAACCTGTCACAATCCAACATGACACAGAAG GTTGAGGAGTTAAAGGAAACTGTGAAAGAGGAGTTTATGCCCTGGGTCTCCCAGTATCTGGTCATGAAGAGGGTCAGCATCGAGCCCAACTTCCACAGCCTATACTCCAACTTTCTAGACACTCTGAAGAACCCTGAGTTTGTCAAAATGGTCCTGAATGAAACTTACAGAAACATCAAG GTTCTCCTTACCTCTGATAAGGCAGCTGCAAACTTCTCTGATCGATCCCTACTGAAGAATTTGGGCCACTGGCTTGGCATGATCACTCTGGCAAAAAACAAGCCCATCCTGTACACG GATTTGGAGGTAAAATCCCTCTTGTTGGAAGCCTATGTCAAGGGGCAGCAGGAGCTACTGTATGTGGTCCCGTTTGTGGCCAAAGTCCTGGAATCCAGTTTGCGTAGCGTG ATCTTCCGACCTCAGAATCCCTGGACCATGGCCATCATGAATGTTCTGGCAGAGTTGCATACGGAACATGATCTGAAG CTGAACTTAAAGTTTGAGATTGAGGTGCTGTGTAAGAACTTATCACTGGACATCAATGACCTGAAGCCTGGCACCCTGCTGAAAGACAAAGACAAGTTGAAGAGTCTGGAGGAGCAGCTCTCTGCACCAAAGAAAGAGGCCAAGCCCCCTGAAGAAATGATCCCTATTGTTAGCACAG GAGACTTTCTTCCATTTGCAGCTGCACCATCCACTCCCGCCCCAACCACCGCTTGCTCAGCTACTGGGCCCCCTACCCCGCAGTTTAGCTATCATGACATCAATGTGTACGCCCTTGCAGGGCTAGCCCCTCACATCAATATCAACATCAAC ATCCCCTTGCTTCAAGCCCACCCTCAGCTCAAGCAGTGTGTGAGACAGTCCATTGAGCGGGCCGTGCAAGAGCTCGTCCACCCCGTAGTGGACCGCTCCATCAAGATCGCCATGACAACCTGCGAGCAGATCGTCAGGAAGGACTTTGCTCTGGACTCGGAGGAGTCGCGCATGCGTGTGGCAGCTCATCATATGATGCGCAACCTGACTGCCGGCATGGCCATGATCACCTGCCGGGAGCCCCTGCTCATGAGCATCGCCACCAACCTGAAGAACAGCTTTGCTGCTGCCCTCAGG GCCCCCACCCCCCAGCAGAGAGAGATGATGGAGGAGGCTGCTGCCAGGGTCGCCCAGGACAACTGTGAGCTGGCCTGCTGCTTCATCCAGaagactgcagtggagaaggctGGCCCAGAGATGGACAAGAGGCTGGCAACG GAGTTTGAGCTGAGGAAGCATGCCCGTCAGGAGGGCCGTCGCTACTGTGACCCCGTTGTGCTGACCTACCAGGCCGAGCGCATGCCAGAGCAGATCAGACTCAAG GTTGGAGGCGTAGACCCCAAACAGCTGGCAGTGTATGAGGAGTTTGCCCGGAATGTTCCAGGCTTCCTACCCAGCAACGACCTGTCTCAGCCCACAGGATTCCTTGCCCAACCCATGAAG caacaggcaTGGGCCACGGATGACGTTGCTCAGATCTATGACAAGTGCATGGCAGACCTGGAGCAGCACCTCCACGCCATCCCTCCCGCGCTGGCCATGAACCCTCAGACCCAGGCTTTGCGCAGCCTGCTGGAGGCCGTGGCCCTAGCCAGGAACTCCCGGGACGGCATCGCCGCTCTGGGCCTGCTGCAGAAG GCTGTGGAGGGTCTGCTGGATGCTACCAGTGGTGCCGATGCTGACTTGCTTCTGCGGTATAGAGAGTGCCACCTGCTGGTGCTCAAAGCCCTCCAGGACGGCCGGGCATACGGGCCACTGTGGTGCAACAAGCAGATTACCAG GTGCCTGATTGAGTGCCGTGATGAGTACAAGTACAACGTGGAGGCTGTGGAGCTGCTGATCAGAAACCACCTGGTCAACATGCAGCAGTATGACCTGCACCTGGCACAG TCTATGGAGAATGGGCTGCACTACATGGCGGTGGCGTTTGCCATGCAGCTGGTGAAGCTGCTGTTGGTGGATGAGCGCAGTGTGAGCCACATTACCGAGGCAGACTTGTTCCACACTATCGAGACTCTGATGCGAACCAGCGCCCACTCCAGGGCCAACGCACCTGAGGG GCTTCCTCAGCTGATGGACGTGGTCCGTTCCAACTACGAGGCCATGATCGACCGGGCCCACGGAGGACCCAACTTTATGATGCACTCTGGCATCTCCCAGGCATCCGAGTACGACGACCCGCCGGGCCTGAGGGAGAAGGCTGAGTACCTGCTGAGGGAATGGGTCAACCTGTACCATTCTGCAGCCGCCGGCCGGGACAGCACCAAGGCCTTCTCTGCCtttgtgggacag ATGCACCAGCAGGGCATTCTGAAGACCGATGACCTGATCACTCGTTTCTTCCGGCTGTGCACGGAGATGTGTGTGGAGATCAGCTACCGTGCGCAggccgagcagcagcacaacccCGCGGCCAGCGCCGCCATCATCAGGGCCAAGTGTTACCACAACCTGGACGCCTTTGTGCGCCTCATCGCCCTGCTGGTCAAGCACTCCGGAGAGGCCACCAACACTGTCACCAAGATCAACCTGCTCAACAAG GTTCTAGGTATTGTGGTTGGAGTGTTGATCCAGGACCATGATGTGAGACAGACTGAGTTCCAGCAGTTGCCTTACCACCGCATCTTCATCATGCTGTTGCTCGAGCTCAATGCCCCCGAGCACGTGCTCGAGACCATCAACTTCCAGACCCTCACCGCCTTCTG CAACACTTTCCACATCCTGAGGCCTACCAAAGCCCCTGGCTTTGTTTACGCTTGGCTGGAGTTGATCTCTCACCGTATCTTCATCGCCAGGATGCTGGCGCACACCCCACAGCAGAAG GGTTGGCCCATGTATGCGCAACTTCTCATTGATCTGTTCAAGTACCTGGCGCCCTTCCTGAGGAATGTTGAGCTTAACAAACCTATGCAAATCCTCTACAAG GGTACCCTGCGCGTCCTTCTGGTCCTACTGCATGACTTCCCAGAGTTCCTGTGCGACTACCACTACGGCTTCTGCGACGTCATCCCGCCCAACTGCATCCAGCTCCGCAACCTGATTCTGAGTGCCTTCCCACGCAACATGAGGCTTCCAGACCCCTTCACTCCCAATCTGAAG GTTGACATGCTCAGCGAGATCAACATCGCTCCGCGCATCCTCACAAACTTCACCGGAGTGATGCCCTCTCAGTTCAAGAAGGATCTGGACTCCTACCTGAAGACACGCTCCCCCGTCACCTTCCTCTCTGAGCTCCGCAGCAATCTGCAG GTGTCAAATGAGCCAGGCAACCGTTACAACATCCAGCTGATCAACGCTCTGGTGCTGTATGTGGGAACCCAGGCCATCGCACACATCCACAACAAGGGCAGCACCCCCTCCATGAGCACCATCACTCACTCAGCCCACATGGACATCTTCCAGAACCTGGCTGTGGACCTGGACACTGAGG GGCGTTATCTCTTCCTGAATGCCATTGCCAATCAGCTGCGCTACCCAAACAGCCACACCCATTACTTCAGCTGCACCATGCTGTACCTGTTTGCTGAGGCCAACACTGAGGCAATCCAGGAGCAGATTACCAG GGTTCTTCTGGAGAGGCTGATTGTGAACAGGCCTCATCCCTGGGGACTGCTCATCACCTTCATCGAGCTCATCAAGAATCCCGCCTTCAAGTTCTGGAGCCACGACTTTGTACACTGTGCCCCGGAGATCGAGAA gttgtTCCAGTCAGTGGCTCAGTGCTGCATGGGGCAAAAGCAGGCTCAGCAGGTGATGGAGGGCACTGGTGccagttag